The following are from one region of the Halictus rubicundus isolate RS-2024b chromosome 15, iyHalRubi1_principal, whole genome shotgun sequence genome:
- the LOC143361891 gene encoding extracellular matrix protein 2 — MTMDRSWKLLPMLLLTLQSIMGDSSTRRRNLPITPFPEIDPVEPISFSTPNPPGGVLGTCQEPGKVVLRLSRIGMRVVGEGVVDSPRVTELHLDDNGITEVSACAFEMVPRLETLNLSSNNISIDRLLHFGEHKGLLRLILDDNKRRDPDNSELKNIYKPLPNLWELSLRRSSVTVFAVSLNKFAPSLGRLSLSGNEIESSKFLKDTPKKLKHLDLSENKISEIGSGWLPNALMELNVAGNRIKELCAESCETSSLSLSQLTMLKTLNASGNAIATVRADAFQNLVSLTVLDLSKNKFHELSETLWDKSWHIHELYLAQNQLTAAPKLCQLGRLHRLDLSGNRINAVTEANFCKSLVHLEFLSLNNNLILEVNSAAFRNFHALRVLDLSDNLLITVPSNLITFTTLNVLFMRSNKVNTLENLAKERGYLQKLHLQKNPLLFINTTWINSNNLPYLQIMLQDQPKSLSAEDKTDKDHCQKENESNSDEDEWS; from the coding sequence ATGACGATGGACCGTTCCtggaaattgttacctatgttGCTGTTGACGTTGCAATCGATAATGGGTGATTCGAGTACGCGACGCAGGAATCTGCCAATCACACCGTTCCCTGAGATCGACCCAGTAGAGCCCATTTCGTTCTCTACGCCGAATCCCCCTGGGGGAGTACTTGGAACCTGCCAGGAACCCGGCAAGGTGGTGCTGCGGTTGTCGAGGATAGGTATGCGTGTCGTCGGCGAGGGTGTGGTGGATAGTCCGCGGGTGACGGAGCTGCACCTGGATGACAACGGGATCACCGAAGTGTCCGCCTGCGCGTTCGAAATGGTCCCCCGTCTAGAAACGTTGAACCTGTCGTCGAACAACATCAGCATCGACCGGTTGTTGCACTTCGGGGAGCACAAGGGGCTGCTCCGGCTGATCCTGGACGACAACAAGCGTCGGGACCCCGACAACTCGGAGTTAAAGAATATCTACAAGCCACTGCCGAACCTGTGGGAGTTGTCGTTGAGACGGTCGTCTGTGACGGTTTTCGCCGTGTCCTTGAACAAGTTCGCGCCCAGTCTGGGCCGGCTGAGCCTGTCCGGGAACGAGATCGAGTCGAGCAAGTTCCTGAAGGACACGCCGAAGAAACTGAAGCACCTGGACCTGAGCGAGAACAAGATCTCAGAGATTGGCAGCGGCTGGCTGCCGAACGCCTTGATGGAGCTGAACGTAGCAGGGAACAGGATCAAGGAGCTGTGCGCCGAGAGCTGCGAGACGTCCTCGCTGTCTCTCAGCCAGCTGACCATGTTGAAGACGCTGAACGCGTCGGGCAACGCGATCGCCACCGTCCGGGCGGACGCGTTCCAGAATCTGGTGAGCTTGACTGTCCTCGACTTGTCCAAAAACAAGTTCCACGAGCTGTCCGAAACTCTCTGGGACAAGTCCTGGCATATCCACGAGCTGTACCTCGCTCAGAACCAGCTGACCGCGGCCCCCAAACTCTGCCAGCTCGGTAGACTCCATCGACTCGACCTCAGCGGAAATCGCATCAACGCCGTGACCGAGGCAAACTTCTGCAAGAGCCTCGTCCACCTTGAATTTCTTTCCCTGAACAATAATCTCATACTCGAAGTGAACAGCGCCGCTTTCAGGAATTTCCACGCTCTGCGCGTGCTCGATTTGTCCGACAACCTGTTGATCACCGTGCCCTCGAATCTCATCACCTTCACGACCCTGAACGTGCTGTTCATGAGGAGCAATAAGGTCAACACTTTGGAGAACCTCGCCAAGGAGCGGGGCTACCTGCAGAAGTTGCATCTGCAAAAGAACCCGTTGCTCTTTATCAATACAACCTGGATCAACTCGAACAATCTGCCGTACCTTCAGATTATGCTGCAGGACCAACCGAAGAGCCTGTCGGCCGAGGACAAGACAGACAAGGACCATTGTCAGAAGGAGAACGAGTCGAACAGCGACGAAGACGAATGGAGTTAG
- the LOC143361349 gene encoding osteomodulin-like → MFKMMWACGFVLVMLLPQFPSTPVIHLDEFIDIDMENELFPRDSVEPCSKEETVDLSNMREPMRWPHRIKSDKIRHVDLSFNRIENIPNSFFRDVPNIECLNLTRNSFPPRTVLNGTNSDSLKTLILDRFNFEQWRDSDPCRITGYFPNLESLHLNEVRRCFIDESFEENLPKLTTLYMMNCGSDRGEHINGRIPATVRHLHLERTRFDGLYNNVLRNLQSLYLDGYEYHDSLNISTDAINLQILSCRQCSLDLSAIDRFFNDPRNALKLLDLSGNDLSYLPEEMFHQANNLENLLLSNNLFTKIPNVENMPRLRGLVLSHNRIHQVADIKSDSLKMLSLRGNNIITINDNTFQELPALEVLDLSENKLTSMPYTWASGLKNLVTLNFNSNLFVSLSNTSLTTATSNLSHLHMTRNPIERVLVEDILLLPDNCTIHMLSNGGTANTLRRGFANVINSCFRSRKLRVHLRQY, encoded by the coding sequence ATGTTCAAAATGATGTGGGCTTGCGGTTTCGTGTTGGTGATGTTGCTTCCGCAGTTTCCATCAACACCAGTAATACATTTAGACGAGTTCATCGATATCGACATGGAGAACGAGTTGTTCCCGCGGGATTCGGTCGAACCCTGCAGCAAAGAGGAGACCGTCGACCTGTCGAATATGCGAGAACCGATGAGATGGCCCCACCGAATCAAGAGCGACAAAATTCGGCACGTAGACTTGTCATTCAACCGGATAGAGAACATACCAAACAGCTTCTTCCGCGACGTTCCGAACATAGAGTGCCTGAACCTAACGCGGAACTCGTTTCCACCGAGAACGGTGCTCAATGGTACCAATTCAGACAGCTTGAAGACATTGATTCTGGATCGCTTCAACTTTGAACAGTGGCGTGATTCCGATCCGTGCAGGATAACAGGATATTTTCCGAACCTGGAATCTCTACACTTGAACGAAGTACGAAGATGTTTCATAGACGAGTCTTTCGAGGAGAATCTCCCTAAGCTTACTACGCTTTATATGATGAACTGCGGCTCTGACAGAGGGGAACACATTAACGGGCGAATACCAGCTACTGTGAGACACTTGCATTTAGAGAGAACCAGGTTCGATGGATTGTACAATAATGTACTGCGTAACCTTCAGTCTTTGTACCTCGACGGATATGAATACCACGACAGTTTAAATATATCTACTGACGCCATCAACCTACAGATTTTGTCGTGTAGGCAGTGCTCTTTGGATTTGAGTGCAATAGATAGATTCTTCAACGATCCCCGAAACGCTTTGAAGCTACTCGATTTGTCGGGCAACGACCTTTCTTATCTACCTGAGGAGATGTTCCACCAGGCGAACAACCTAGAAAATTTGCTGTTGAGTAACAACCTGTTCACCAAAATTCCGAATGTGGAAAACATGCCGCGGCTACGGGGTTTGGTATTGAGCCACAATCGGATCCATCAAGTTGCGGACATAAAGTCGGATTCCTTGAAGATGTTGAGTCTTCGAGGCAACAATATCATCACAATCAATGACAACACGTTCCAGGAATTGCCTGCACTCGAGGTGCTAGACCTGTCGGAGAATAAACTGACCTCTATGCCATATACGTGGGCGTCTGGTTTGAAGAATCTCGTGACTTTGAACTTCAACTCGAACTTGTTCGTGAGTCTCTCGAATACGTCCCTGACGACGGCCACCAGCAATCTAAGTCACCTGCACATGACAAGAAACCCGATCGAGAGGGTCCTCGTAGAAGATATTCTTCTCCTCCCGGATAATTGCACAATCCACATGTTGTCAAACGGCGGAACTGCTAATACTTTACGGCGAGGCTTCGCAAATGTAATTAATAGTTGCTTCCGATCAAGGAAATTAAGAGTTCATCTCCGGCAATACTAA
- the LOC143361366 gene encoding keratocan-like, protein MFKMMWACGFVLVMLLPQFPSTAVIHLDEFIDIDMENEFFPRDSVEPCSKEETVDLSNMREPMRWPHRIKSDKIRHVDLSFNHIENITNSFFRDVPNIECLNLTSNAYPPRTVLNGTNSDSLKTLILDRFDFLPWRDSDPCRITGYFPNLESLHLNEVRRCSMDESFEKNLPKLTTLYMMNYSSDRGEHINGRIPATVRHLHLERTRFDGLYNNVLRNLQSLYLDGYEYHDSLNISTDAINLQILSCRQCSLDLSAIDRFFNDPRNALKLLDLSDNDLSYLPEEMFHQANNLENLLLSNNLFTKIPNVENMPRLRGLVLSHNRIHQVADIKSDSLKMLSLRGNNISEISNTTFQELPAIEVLDLSENKLTHMPDAWASGLKNLVTLNFNSNLFWRLSYTSLTTATSNLSHLHMTRNPIVLLFLEEILLLPDNCTIHVPNGELMKSRMMTKHGPVIYFPTRFRKCN, encoded by the coding sequence ATGTTCAAAATGATGTGGGCTTGCGGTTTCGTGTTGGTGATGTTGCTTCCGCAGTTTCCATCAACAGCAGTAATACATTTAGACGAGTTCATCGATATCGACATGGAGAACGAGTTTTTCCCGCGGGATTCGGTCGAACCCTGCAGCAAAGAGGAGACCGTCGACCTGTCGAATATGCGAGAACCGATGAGATGGCCCCACCGAATCAAGAGCGACAAAATTCGGCACGTAGACTTGTCATTCAACCACATAGAGAACATAACAAACAGCTTCTTCCGCGACGTTCCGAACATAGAGTGTCTGAACCTAACGTCGAACGCGTATCCACCGAGAACGGTGCTCAATGGTACCAATTCAGACAGCTTGAAGACATTGATTCTGGATCGCTTCGACTTTCTACCGTGGCGTGATTCCGATCCGTGCAGGATAACAGGATATTTTCCGAACCTGGAATCTCTACACTTGAACGAAGTACGAAGATGTTCCATGGACGAGTCTTTCGAGAAGAATCTCCCTAAGCTTACTACGCTTTATATGATGAACTACAGCTCTGACAGAGGGGAACACATTAACGGGCGAATACCAGCTACTGTGAGACACTTGCATTTAGAGAGAACCAGGTTCGATGGATTGTACAATAATGTACTGCGTAACCTTCAGTCTTTGTACCTCGACGGATATGAATACCACGACAGTTTAAATATATCTACTGACGCCATCAACCTACAGATTTTGTCGTGTAGGCAGTGCTCTTTGGATTTGAGTGCAATAGATAGATTCTTCAACGATCCCCGAAACGCTTTGAAGCTACTCGATTTGTCGGACAACGACCTTTCTTATCTACCTGAGGAGATGTTCCACCAGGCGAACAACCTAGAAAATTTGCTGTTGAGTAACAACCTGTTCACCAAAATTCCGAATGTGGAAAACATGCCGCGGCTACGGGGTTTGGTATTGAGCCACAATCGGATCCATCAAGTTGCGGACATAAAGTCGGATTCCTTGAAGATGTTGAGTCTTCGAGGCAATAATATCTCCGAAATTAGTAACACCACGTTCCAGGAATTGCCTGCAATCGAGGTGCTAGACCTGTCGGAGAATAAACTGACCCATATGCCAGATGCGTGGGCATCCGGTTTGAAGAATCTCGTGACTTTGAACTTCAACTCGAACTTGTTCTGGAGGCTCTCGTATACGTCTCTGACGACGGCCACCAGCAATCTAAGTCACCTGCACATGACAAGAAACCCGATCGTGCTACTCTTCTTAGAAGAGATTCTTCTTCTCCCGGATAATTGCACAATCCACGTGCCAAACGGGGAACTAATGAAAAGTCGAATGATGACTAAACACGGTCCCGTTATATACTTTCCGACGAGGTTTCGCAAATGTAATTAA
- the LOC143361367 gene encoding extracellular matrix protein 2-like, with protein MFKMMWACGFVLVLLLPQFPSIREIDFSETDLFPSASIDSCGEEDTVNLSRLNLSTIPTHVIRSGKIRHVDLSLNKIENVPNSFFRDVPNVECLDLTGNVYSPRMIFGGSNSDSLKTLILGRVKFDRRGNNPCTMTGYFPNLETLHLNDVSPCTIDESFQTNLPRLVTLFLMDYGYDSQRVWRLPSTLRHLHLEGTRYNSYTVNTINNLESLYLGSYSYFNALSIPSQTANLQVLSCRNCSLTVNSINQVFYYSRRSLRLLDFSHNSLSSLPSNMYTQANNLERLLLSNNSFTKMPDVQRLPRLRELVLNDNRIDQVADPRSNSLKILGLRGNNISRISNTTFQGLPALEVLDLSGNKLASLPVGWARSLKNLLSLNLKSNLFAKLSDTSLTTATSDLRHLFMKGNLFNKLVEQDLKLVPDNCTIHMM; from the coding sequence ATGTTCAAAATGATGTGGGCCTGCGGGTTCGTGTTGGTGCTGTTGCTTCCACAGTTCCCATCGATCCGAGAGATCGATTTCAGCGAGACCGACTTATTCCCGTCGGCTTCGATCGATTCCTGCGGCGAGGAGGACACCGTCAACCTGTCGCGTTTGAATCTCTCGACGATTCCGACCCACGTGATCAGGAGTGGCAAAATTCGGCACGTTGATCTGTCACTCAACAAGATAGAGAATGTACCTAACAGCTTCTTCCGCGACGTTCCGAACGTAGAGTGCCTGGACCTGACGGGTAACGTGTATTCACCGAGAATGATCTTCGGTGGTAGCAATTCAGACAGCTTGAAGACACTGATTCTGGGTCGCGTAAAATTTGATCGACGGGGGAATAATCCGTGTACGATGACAGGATACTTTCCAAACCTGGAAACTCTTCATCTGAATGACGTCTCACCATGTACGATAGACGAGTCTTTCCAGACTAATCTTCCTCGGCTTGTTACGCTATTTCTGATGGACTACGGCTATGACTCACAGAGAGTATGGCGACTGCCGTCTACTTTGCGACACTTGCATTTAGAGGGAACCAGATACAATTCATATACCGTGAATACAATCAATAACCTGGAGTCTTTGTACCTCGGCAGTTATAGTTACTTCAATGCGTTGAGTATACCCTCTCAAACCGCCAACCTACAAGTTTTGTCGTGCAGGAACTGTTCTTTGACCGTAAATTCAATAAACCAAGTTTTCTATTACTCCCGAAGAAGTTTGAGGCTGCTCGATTTCTCGCACAACAGTCTTTCGTCTCTGCCTTCGAACATGTACACGCAGGCGAACAACCTGGAGAGGTTGCTGTTGAGCAACAACAGCTTCACGAAAATGCCGGACGTGCAAAGACTTCCGCGGCTACGGGAATTGGTGTTGAACGACAACCGGATCGATCAAGTCGCGGATCCGAGGTCCAATTCCTTGAAGATCTTGGGTCTTCGGGGCAATAATATCTCCAGAATTAGTAACACCACGTTCCAGGGGCTTCCTGCACTCGAGGTGCTAGACCTGTCGGGAAATAAATTGGCCTCCTTGCCAGTCGGCTGGGCGCGTAGTTTGAAGAACCTTCTGTCCTTGAACCTCAAGTCGAACCTGTTCGCCAAGCTCTCGGACACGTCCCTGACGACGGCCACCAGCGACCTAAGGCACCTGTTCATGAAAGGAAACCTGTTCAACAAGCTTGTCGAGCAAGACTTGAAACTAGTCCCGGACAATTGCACGATCCACATGATGTGA
- the LOC143361289 gene encoding extracellular matrix protein 2-like — MMWACGFVLVLLLPQYRSIREIDFRGTVDIDIENDLFPRPPVKHCGEEDAVNLTESGFSKLPIHMIKSDKIRNVDLSFNSISNIPNSFFRDVPAIECLNLMGNRYSPRDVLDGSTSDSLKTLILDRARFDSWRERPCEMKGYFPNLETLHLNKIERCFIDASLETHLPRLATLFLMDYGSNTGAYNWRLPSTLRELHLEGTRFSEFSVDTFSNLQSLYLDRYSYVDGLNIPTTATNLQVVSCRYCSLDSSALFQFLKSPRDALRLLDLSHNNLSYLRDNIFQHAKNLEGLLLSNNNISNIPDVQTMPRLRGLVLSHNEINQIADMKCDSLEMLSLRDNNITVIDNTTFLGLPALQVLDLSENKLATLPIGWARSLKNLVILNLDSNLFARLSDTSLTAATTGLRHLSMKGNPIERIVDEDLKLVPDNCTIYLLLSNKTSVQDKTFKIRIVSPSTQRIYYDDDY, encoded by the coding sequence ATGATGTGGGCTTGCGGGTTCGTATTGGTGTTGTTATTGCCGCAATATCGATCGATCCGAGAGATCGATTTTCGGGGGACCGTGGACATTGACATTGAGAATGATTTGTTCCCGAGGCCTCCGGTCAAACACTGCGGCGAAGAGGACGCCGTCAACCTGACGGAATCGGGATTCTCGAAGCTTCCGATCCACATGATTAAGAGCGACAAAATTCGTAATGTTGATTTGTCATTCAACAGCATAAGTAATATACCCAACAGCTTCTTCCGCGACGTTCCGGCCATAGAGTGTCTGAACCTGATGGGGAACCGGTATTCACCGAGGGATGTCCTCGATGGTAGCACTTCAGACAGCTTGAAGACATTGATTCTGGATCGCGCCAGATTTGATTCATGGCGTGAGCGTCCGTGTGAGATGAAAGGCTACTTTCCGAATCTGGAAACTCTCCATCTGAATAAAATCGAAAGATGTTTCATAGACGCGTCTCTCGAGACTCATCTTCCTCGACTTGCTACGCTATTTCTGATGGACTACGGCTCTAACACAGGGGCCTACAATTGGCGACTACCGTCTACTTTGCGAGAGTTGCATTTAGAGGGTACCAGGTTCAGCGAATTTTCTGTGGATACATTCAGTAACCTGCAGTCCTTGTACCTCGACAGGTATAGTTACGTCGACGGGTTGAATATACCCACTACCGCCACCAACCTGCAAGTTGTGTCGTGCAGGTATTGTTCTCTGGACTCGAGTGCGCTATTCCAATTCTTGAAGAGTCCCCGGGACGCTTTGAGGCTGCTCGATTTGTCGCACAACAATCTCTCTTATCTGCGCGACAACATTTTCCAGCACGCGAAAAATCTAGAGGGCTTGCTTTTGAGTAACAACAACATATCGAACATACCGGATGTGCAAACAATGCCGCGGCTACGGGGTTTGGTGTTGAGCCACAACGAGATTAATCAGATCGCGGACATGAAGTGTGATTCCTTGGAGATGCTGAGTCTTCGGGACAATAATATCACCGTAATCGATAATACCACGTTCCTGGGGCTCCCTGCGCTCCAGGTGTTAGACCTGTCGGAAAATAAATTGGCCACCTTGCCGATTGGCTGGGCACGTAGTTTGAAGAACCTCGTAATCTTGAACCTCGACTCGAACTTGTTCGCGAGGCTGTCGGACACGTCCCTGACGGCGGCCACCACCGGTCTAAGACACCTGTCCATGAAAGGAAACCCGATCGAGAGGATCGTCGATGAAGACTTGAAACTAGTCCCGGACAATTGCACGATCTACTTGTTGTTAAGCAACAAAACTTCAGTGCAGGATAAAACATTTAAGATTCGTATTGTAAGCCCGTCTACCCAACGCATATACTACGATGATGATTATTAA
- the LOC143361580 gene encoding cytochrome b-c1 complex subunit 9-like has protein sequence MASKFLYRYVFKRTSTFVLGVVISSMLFERAYDSATESVFQWINKGRFWEDIKDRYSDQPQEVRYQRRSVPVAKTTTTKESSQKLNKTADRTN, from the exons ATGGCCTCGAAGTTTCTCTATCGATACGTTTTCAAGCGGACCTCCACTTTCGTCCTCGGTGTTGTCATTTCCTCGATGTTGTTCGAGAGGGCTTACGATTCGGCGACCGAGAGCGTCTTCCAATGGATCAACAAAGGA agattctgggaAGACATAAAGGATCGATACAGCGATCAACCGCAGGAAGTGCGTTACCAGCGTCGATCGGTGCCAGTCGCGAAAACGACAACGACGAAAGAAAGTTCGCAGAAGTTGAACAAAACGGCGGATCGAACGAACTAA